A region from the Gouania willdenowi unplaced genomic scaffold, fGouWil2.1 scaffold_376_arrow_ctg1, whole genome shotgun sequence genome encodes:
- the LOC114460028 gene encoding uncharacterized protein LOC114460028 has translation MRATVIDHVIVHGMSLREAGLRVQPNLSRFSVSTIIRAFRQHNRVERLPHHGGRAPLFTAQQEILIVDMVRENNIIRLREIKERVIADNINFGGIDRVSLATIDRVLRRQKLRMKQAYRVPFERNSDRIKELRFQYVQRILGLDAMMRQHEYIFLDEAGFNLTKRRRRGRNIIGQRAIVDVPGQRGGNITLCAAMTSEGLLHRQALLGSFNTQRLLTFLGDLRDILIDREQQNLVPAQPPPIYVIIWDNVSFHRTNQIREWFNIHQQFLNVCLPPYSPFLNPIEEFFSSWRWKVYDRQPYSRENLLRAMDLACDDVGDYSGWVRHARAFFPRCLARENIACDVDEVLWPDPTRRRDAQARAQSPAQPPPQAPAQAPPQAPAQAPPQTP, from the exons ATGCGAGCTACTGTCATTGACCATGTCATTGTCCATGGAATGTCACTGAGAGAAGCTGGACTAAGAGTCCAACCCAACCTCAGCAGGTTCTCAGTGTCCACCATAATTCGGGCATTCAGACAACACAACAG GGTTGAAAGATTGCCACATCATGGTGGAAGGGCTCCCCTATTTACAGCACAGCAAGAGATCCTCATTGTGGACATGGTCCGGGAAAACAACATCATCAGACTCAGGGAAATAAAGGAGAGAGTCATAGCTGACAACATAAATTTTGGAGGTATTGACAGAGTCAGTTTGGCCACCATAGACAGAGTCCTCCGTCGCCAGAAGCTACGCATGAAGCAAGCTTATAGAGTTCCCTTTGAGCGTAACTCGGACAGAATCAAAGAGCTACGTTTCCAGTATGTGCAA AGAATCTTGGGGTTGGACGCCATGATGAGACAACATGAATACATCTTCCTGGATGAGGCTGGCTTCAACCTCACCAAGAGACGGAGGAGAGGCCGTAACATAATTGGCCAAAGAGCAATTGTGGACGTTCCTGGCCAACGTGGGGGGAATATCACCCTATGTGCAGCCATGACCTCAGAAGGGCTTCTCCACAGGCAGGCTCTCCTTGGGTCCTTCAACACCCAGCGTCTCCTCACATTCCTGGGAGACCTACGGGACATCCTGATTGACCGTGAGCAGCAGAATCTGGTTCCAGCACAGCCTCCTCCCATCTATGTCATCATCTGGGACAACGTCAGTTTTCACCGCACCAACCAGATAAGAGAGTGGTTCAATATACACCAACAATTCCTCAATGTATGTCTGCCACCCTACTCACCTTTCCTCAACCCCATAGAGGAGTTCTTCTCATCATGGCGGTGGAAGGTGTATGACCGGCAACCATATAGTAGAGAGAACCTCCTCAGGGCCATGGACCTGGCCTGTGATGATGTGGGGGATTACTCAGGCTGGGTCCGGCATGCCAGAGCTTTCTTCCCCCGCTGCCTGGCGAGGGAAAACATAGCCTGCGATGTGGACGAGGTCCTGTGGCCTGACCCCACCCGACGACGTGATGCGCAGGCCCGTGCACAGTCCCCCGCACAGCCCCCCCCACAGGCCCCCGCACAGGCCCCCCCACAGGCCCCTGCACAGGCCCCCCCACAGACCCCATAG